TTGTGGTAAAGGCGGCCCGTGCAACACTTTGCCTCAGGGTGACACAGGCCCTGTCAACACGCCAGGCTGATGCCTGCTTATTTATAACAAGCTGAATCGAGACTACGGACGCGACCATGTTGAAAGCTGCAATCATAGGTGCCAGCGGTTATACCGGCGCCGAGCTGGCCGGACTGATCCACGGCCACCCCCATCTGGAACTGGCCGGACTCTATGTGTCCGAGGGCAGCCAGGATGCCCACAAGCCGTTTGCCAGCCTGCATCCGCGCTGGCGGGGCGTGATTGAGGCGCCGCTGCTGCCGTTGGACGACGAGGCCCTGAGCCGCATTCATACCGAGGCGGATCTGGTGCTGCTGGCCACCGCCCACGAGGTAAGCCACGATCTGGCGCCGGGTTTTCTGGCCAAGGGCCTGCCGGTATTCGACCTGTCCGGCGCCTTTCGCGTGCCCGGCGAAGGCTTTTACGACAAGTTCTACGGTTTCGCTCACCAGCATGCCGGCTGGCTGGCCGATGCCGCCTACGGTCTGGCGGAGTGGAACCAGGACGCCATCAAGGCGGCCAAACTGATCGCCGTGCCCGGCTGCTACCCCACCGCTTCCCTGAGCGCGTTGAAGCCGCTGCAGACCGCCGGCCTCATTGCCGACGGCAACCGCCCGATTATCAGCGCCGTGTCCGGCGTCAGCGGTGCCGGCCGTAAGGCCAGCATGAATAACAGCTTCTGTGAAGTCAGCCTCAAGCCCTACGGCGTGTTCAACCACCGCCATCAGCCCGAGATCAGTCATCATCTGGGCACCCAGGT
The Oceanimonas pelagia genome window above contains:
- the argC gene encoding N-acetyl-gamma-glutamyl-phosphate reductase → MLKAAIIGASGYTGAELAGLIHGHPHLELAGLYVSEGSQDAHKPFASLHPRWRGVIEAPLLPLDDEALSRIHTEADLVLLATAHEVSHDLAPGFLAKGLPVFDLSGAFRVPGEGFYDKFYGFAHQHAGWLADAAYGLAEWNQDAIKAAKLIAVPGCYPTASLSALKPLQTAGLIADGNRPIISAVSGVSGAGRKASMNNSFCEVSLKPYGVFNHRHQPEISHHLGTQVVFQPHLGNFIRGILATVYVQLKDGVTDEQIAAAYHQAYDGQKIVRLAGQWPQINDVAGTPFCDLHWSRDGNQLIVVSAIDNLLKGAASQAIQCINIHQGFSPLAGLVKE